A window from Mytilus galloprovincialis chromosome 8, xbMytGall1.hap1.1, whole genome shotgun sequence encodes these proteins:
- the LOC143085001 gene encoding uncharacterized protein LOC143085001, producing MKALFLLCSCFAFSNASLWDLLTKITGTKGQCSTAPSFKDPLIATDPMCEAKADLGDCTFYDCFEDRYACGLCGFPKTYDLYNCEKMHMPLYLDSFTPQGQQFVLDAGKCLTLFMKSLYRLDRLSCDVVKHQMEEKVTECFISSGFCDILMENRNALWSVYNVKKILKNPKVVGEVMEISKNCSEQISTWAFGHQTDITKTQTNINSGLSQLINAFGKK from the exons ATGAAGGCTTTATTTttactttgttcttgttttgccTTTTCTAATGCTTCTCTGTGGGATTTACTAACCAAAATAACGGGAACAAAAGGGCAATGCAGTACTGCTCCAAGCTTCAAAGATCCATTGATTG CTACAGATCCTATGTGTGAGGCCAAAGCAGATTTGGGAGACTGTACTTTCTATGATTGTTTCGAAGACAGATATGCATGTGGACTGTGTGGCTTTCCTAAAACATATGACCTATACAACTGTGAAAAAATGCATATGCCTTTGTATTTAGATAGTTTTACTCCACAG GGACAGCAGTTTGTATTAGACGCTGGTAAGTGTCTGACACTGTTTATGAAATCTTTATACCGATTGGACAGACTAAGTTGTGATGTGGTCAAACATCAAATGGAAGAAAAAGTAACAGAATGTTTCATCAGCAGTGGTTTTTGTGATATTTTGATGGAGAACAGAAACGCATTGTGGTCCGTCTACAATGTTAagaaaatcctcaaaaatccaaA AGTTGTCGGAGAAGTCATGGAAATTTCAAAGAACTGCAGTGAGCAGATTTCCACGTGGGCATTTGGACATCAAACTGATATTACCAAAACACAGACAAACATTAACTCTGGTTTATCTCAATTGATTAATGCATTTGGCAAGAAGTGa